The following proteins come from a genomic window of Micromonospora echinofusca:
- a CDS encoding NADPH:quinone reductase, whose protein sequence is MKAIVYERTGDASVLQLLDRPVPEPGPGEVLVRVAVSGVNPTDWKARRQGPLPDGWQTPGQDGAGVIEAVGEGVDRDLIGERVWLWEAAWQRPWGTAAEYTVVPVRQAVPLGDASFDLGACLGIPFLTAHRCLTAGEYTPDRLHAGALSDHTVLVQGGAGAVGNAAIQLARWADACVVATVRSPEKAQLAAAAGASFVIDYRRQDVVEEVRKIAPDGVHTIVEVSPARNAAVDVKLLRRGGAVCVYADDGGDEVTLPIRPLMAPNARFQFVLVYTEPKAAKAQAVVDVAAAAAQGGVRVGEDAGLPLHHHPLSAAGAAHQAVENAVVGKVLITTSESG, encoded by the coding sequence ATGAAGGCGATCGTGTACGAGCGCACCGGCGACGCCTCGGTGCTGCAACTTCTCGACCGGCCGGTGCCGGAGCCCGGCCCCGGCGAGGTCCTGGTGCGGGTGGCCGTGTCGGGGGTGAACCCGACCGACTGGAAGGCGCGCCGGCAGGGGCCGCTGCCCGACGGCTGGCAGACACCCGGGCAGGACGGCGCGGGGGTGATCGAGGCGGTCGGGGAGGGTGTCGACCGGGACCTGATCGGCGAGCGGGTCTGGCTGTGGGAGGCCGCGTGGCAGCGGCCCTGGGGCACCGCGGCCGAGTACACGGTGGTGCCGGTGCGGCAGGCGGTGCCCCTCGGCGACGCCTCCTTCGACCTGGGGGCCTGCCTGGGCATCCCCTTCCTCACCGCGCACCGCTGCCTGACGGCCGGCGAGTACACGCCGGACCGGTTGCACGCGGGCGCGCTCAGCGACCACACGGTGCTCGTGCAGGGCGGGGCGGGCGCGGTGGGCAACGCGGCCATCCAGCTCGCCCGGTGGGCGGACGCCTGCGTGGTCGCCACGGTCAGGAGCCCGGAGAAGGCGCAGTTGGCGGCGGCGGCCGGGGCGTCCTTCGTGATCGACTACCGGCGGCAGGACGTGGTGGAGGAGGTCCGCAAGATCGCGCCCGACGGGGTGCACACGATCGTCGAGGTCTCGCCGGCACGCAACGCCGCCGTCGACGTAAAGCTGCTCCGCCGCGGTGGCGCGGTCTGCGTCTACGCCGACGACGGTGGGGACGAGGTGACCCTGCCGATCCGGCCGTTGATGGCCCCGAACGCGCGGTTCCAGTTCGTGCTCGTCTACACCGAGCCGAAGGCGGCCAAGGCCCAGGCGGTGGTGGACGTGGCTGCCGCGGCTGCCCAGGGCGGGGTCCGGGTGGGCGAGGACGCCGGCCTGCCGCTGCACCACCATCCGCTCTCGGCGGCCGGCGCGGCCCACCAGGCGGTGGAGAACGCGGTGGTCGGCAAGGTGCTGATCACGACCAGCGAGAGCGGGTGA
- a CDS encoding fatty acid--CoA ligase — MDAPLQVSRILGHGATVHGTAEVVTWTGAEPRRMTYAEVGRTAARLAHALRAECGVTGDERVATFMWNNAEHLVAYFAVPSMGAVLHTLNIRLFPDQVAYIANHAEDRVVLVDSTLIPLLARVIGEMTTVRHVVVVGGGDPAPLTAAAGDRIAVHHWDALLAERPDVFDWPEVDERDAAALCYTSGTTGNPKGVAYSHRSIYLHSLQVCMPEGFGLGPTDRELAIVPMFHAMSWGLPYAAFLSGASLIMPDRFLQAGPIAEMIAAERPTLAGAVPTIWNDLLAHLDAHDVDSSSLREVIVGGSACPPALMHAFADRHGIDVIHAWGMTEMSPLGSVSRPPAGATGEDAWRYRYTQGRVPAGVEARIVGPLGEPLPADGTAVGELEVRGPWVTARYVGDDVPDEEKFRDGWLRTGDVGTLSPDGYITLTDRAKDVIKSGGEWISSVELENALMAHPAVLEACVVGVPDERWGERPLATVVLREGASATAEELREFLAGSVARWQLPERWAVIDAVPKTSVGKFDKKVVRSRYAGGELSVRELTAP, encoded by the coding sequence ATGGACGCCCCCCTCCAGGTCTCCCGGATCCTCGGCCACGGCGCCACCGTGCACGGCACGGCGGAGGTGGTCACCTGGACGGGCGCCGAGCCGCGCCGGATGACGTACGCCGAGGTGGGGCGCACGGCGGCCCGGCTGGCCCACGCGCTGCGCGCGGAGTGCGGTGTCACCGGCGACGAGCGCGTCGCCACCTTCATGTGGAACAACGCGGAGCACCTGGTGGCGTACTTCGCGGTGCCCAGCATGGGCGCGGTGCTGCACACCCTCAACATCCGGCTCTTCCCGGACCAGGTCGCCTACATCGCCAACCACGCCGAGGACCGGGTGGTGCTGGTCGACTCGACGCTCATCCCGCTGCTGGCCCGGGTCATCGGCGAGATGACGACGGTGCGGCACGTGGTGGTGGTCGGCGGCGGCGACCCGGCCCCGCTCACGGCGGCGGCCGGCGACCGGATCGCCGTGCACCACTGGGACGCGCTGCTCGCCGAGCGCCCCGACGTCTTCGACTGGCCCGAGGTGGACGAGCGCGACGCCGCCGCCCTCTGCTACACCTCGGGGACCACCGGCAACCCGAAGGGCGTCGCCTACTCGCACCGCTCGATCTACCTGCACTCGCTCCAGGTCTGCATGCCGGAGGGGTTCGGCCTCGGGCCGACCGACCGCGAGCTGGCCATCGTGCCGATGTTCCACGCGATGTCCTGGGGCCTGCCGTACGCGGCCTTCCTCTCCGGGGCGTCGCTGATCATGCCGGACCGGTTCCTCCAGGCCGGGCCGATCGCGGAGATGATCGCCGCGGAGCGGCCCACCCTGGCCGGCGCGGTGCCGACGATCTGGAACGACCTGCTGGCCCACCTGGACGCCCACGACGTGGACAGCTCCTCGCTGCGGGAGGTCATCGTCGGCGGCTCGGCCTGCCCGCCGGCACTGATGCACGCGTTCGCCGACCGGCACGGCATCGACGTCATCCACGCCTGGGGGATGACCGAGATGTCCCCGCTGGGCTCGGTCTCCCGGCCGCCGGCCGGCGCGACCGGCGAGGACGCCTGGCGCTACCGCTACACGCAGGGCCGCGTGCCGGCCGGGGTCGAGGCCCGCATCGTCGGCCCGCTGGGCGAGCCGCTGCCCGCCGACGGGACGGCCGTCGGCGAGCTGGAGGTACGCGGGCCGTGGGTGACCGCCCGGTACGTCGGCGACGACGTGCCCGACGAGGAGAAGTTCCGCGACGGCTGGCTACGTACGGGAGACGTCGGCACCCTCTCGCCGGACGGCTACATCACGCTCACGGACCGGGCGAAGGACGTCATCAAGTCCGGCGGCGAGTGGATCTCCTCCGTCGAGCTGGAGAACGCCCTGATGGCCCACCCGGCCGTGCTCGAGGCCTGCGTGGTGGGGGTGCCCGACGAGCGCTGGGGTGAGCGGCCGCTTGCCACGGTGGTGCTCCGCGAGGGGGCGTCGGCGACGGCCGAGGAGCTGCGGGAGTTCCTGGCCGGGTCGGTGGCCCGCTGGCAGCTGCCGGAGCGCTGGGCCGTCATCGACGCGGTGCCGAAGACCAGCGTCGGCAAGTTCGACAAGAAGGTCGTCCGTTCCCGGTACGCCGGGGGCGAACTGAGTGTCCGGGAGCTGACCGCCCCGTAA
- a CDS encoding NUDIX domain-containing protein, whose translation MSISWADSYVGQLRALAGDRTLMFVGARAVVRDNAGRLLLIQRSDNGQWAMPAGAMELGESIADCAVREVREETGLRALRVSAFALYTGPDRTHTNMYGHTYQIFTTAFRVDEWDGELARITDETIDAGFFHRAQLPAPLSASVAETLADLDVFEQTNRLILK comes from the coding sequence GTGAGCATCTCCTGGGCCGATTCGTACGTGGGACAACTGCGCGCGCTCGCCGGTGACCGGACGCTGATGTTCGTCGGCGCCCGCGCCGTGGTCCGCGACAACGCGGGACGCCTCCTGCTGATCCAGCGCTCCGACAACGGCCAGTGGGCCATGCCCGCCGGTGCGATGGAGCTGGGCGAGTCGATCGCCGACTGCGCCGTCCGCGAGGTACGCGAGGAGACCGGGCTGCGCGCGCTGCGGGTCAGCGCCTTCGCCCTCTACACGGGCCCGGACCGCACCCACACCAACATGTACGGCCACACGTACCAGATCTTCACGACCGCGTTCCGCGTCGACGAGTGGGACGGCGAACTGGCCCGGATCACCGACGAGACGATCGACGCGGGCTTCTTCCACCGGGCGCAGCTGCCGGCCCCGCTCTCCGCCAGCGTCGCCGAGACCCTCGCCGACCTGGACGTCTTCGAGCAGACCAACCGGCTGATCCTCAAGTAG
- a CDS encoding HAD family hydrolase gives MADAVIFDLDGVIVDSEPVWEEVRRAYVAAHGGTWQPDTQRRLMGMSTGEWARYLSGELGVDRSPEQVATEVVEEMTRRYAQRVPLIDGADEIVRRLAERWPLGLASSSPTRLIAAALAATGLTGVFGATLSTEETERGKPAPDVYLAVAERLGVDPARCVAVEDSSNGVRSAAAARMTVVAVPHGTYPLDPDAERLAAVVLDAIGDLTPQAIDRLG, from the coding sequence GTGGCGGATGCGGTGATCTTCGACCTGGACGGCGTGATCGTGGACTCCGAGCCGGTGTGGGAGGAGGTCCGGCGGGCGTACGTCGCGGCGCACGGCGGCACCTGGCAGCCCGACACGCAGCGCCGGCTGATGGGCATGAGCACCGGCGAGTGGGCGCGCTACCTCAGCGGTGAGCTGGGCGTCGACCGTAGCCCCGAGCAGGTCGCCACCGAGGTCGTCGAGGAGATGACCCGGCGCTACGCGCAGCGCGTACCGCTGATCGACGGGGCCGACGAGATCGTACGCCGGCTGGCCGAACGGTGGCCGCTGGGGCTGGCCAGCTCGTCGCCGACGCGGCTGATCGCGGCGGCGCTGGCCGCGACGGGCCTGACCGGGGTGTTCGGCGCCACGCTGTCGACCGAGGAGACCGAACGGGGCAAGCCTGCGCCCGACGTCTACCTGGCGGTCGCCGAGCGGCTGGGCGTCGACCCGGCCCGCTGCGTGGCCGTGGAGGACTCGTCCAACGGCGTCCGGTCGGCTGCCGCCGCCCGGATGACCGTGGTGGCGGTGCCGCACGGGACGTACCCGCTGGACCCGGACGCCGAACGGCTAGCGGCCGTGGTGCTGGACGCCATCGGCGACCTGACCCCACAGGCCATCGACCGCCTCGGCTAG
- a CDS encoding DUF4241 domain-containing protein → MPYTPELDRLLTPGARFADEHATYVMEVHPVGDVVLPTGRVVGCDPVACPEDEPFTVEVAPGRYPARAWVAVVRGEDTEADRRVAALELVIHDEPAARWEMALVGDQDVADLKSDGWFGYGVDTGIGTLADPTALAALETWDEDAVTDVFVADEPAGGPVPGHVAAVLDETTGANVVTVWSGWGDGCYGTWIGRTADGRVTSFVTDFMVVPGPA, encoded by the coding sequence ATGCCGTACACCCCCGAGCTGGACCGGCTGCTGACGCCCGGCGCCCGCTTCGCCGACGAGCACGCCACGTACGTCATGGAGGTGCACCCGGTGGGCGACGTCGTGCTGCCGACGGGGCGGGTGGTCGGCTGCGATCCGGTGGCCTGCCCCGAGGACGAACCGTTCACGGTCGAGGTGGCCCCCGGCCGCTACCCGGCGCGGGCGTGGGTCGCCGTGGTTCGGGGCGAGGACACCGAGGCGGACCGGCGGGTGGCCGCCCTCGAACTGGTGATCCACGACGAGCCGGCGGCCCGCTGGGAGATGGCGCTGGTCGGCGACCAGGACGTCGCGGACCTCAAGTCCGACGGCTGGTTCGGCTACGGGGTGGACACCGGCATCGGCACCCTGGCCGACCCCACCGCGCTGGCCGCCCTGGAAACGTGGGACGAGGACGCGGTGACGGACGTCTTCGTCGCGGACGAGCCGGCGGGCGGGCCGGTGCCGGGGCACGTCGCCGCGGTGCTCGACGAGACGACCGGGGCCAACGTGGTGACGGTCTGGTCCGGCTGGGGCGACGGCTGCTACGGCACCTGGATCGGGCGTACGGCGGACGGCCGGGTCACCTCGTTCGTGACCGACTTCATGGTGGTGCCGGGGCCGGCGTGA
- a CDS encoding SCO6745 family protein, giving the protein MWTHYEPVHAITYFHPRARAAFEAVGLRGFWRGYFAGRAAPLGPAEAAPVTAAFFNFAPHTVARALPAVWRLATPEEALRARLTGAVQALAELTYELPESHLVEAAELLEAAAAEAEPAGRVLGAANAALPRGEYPLARLWQAATTLREQRGDGHIAALVAADLDPVETLAWRVAVDISPLNLLGRGWSEEQWAAARARLAERGWLTPDGEPTEQGRARFQAIEDATDAAAARPWRTLGPERTGRLRQLLEPIARAAHTVIPEGNPIGLPALRT; this is encoded by the coding sequence ATGTGGACGCACTACGAGCCCGTCCACGCGATCACCTACTTCCACCCCCGCGCCCGGGCCGCCTTCGAAGCGGTCGGCCTGCGGGGCTTCTGGCGCGGCTACTTCGCCGGCCGGGCCGCGCCGCTGGGGCCCGCCGAGGCCGCGCCGGTCACGGCGGCGTTCTTCAACTTCGCCCCGCACACCGTGGCGCGGGCGCTGCCGGCCGTCTGGCGGCTGGCCACGCCGGAGGAGGCGCTGCGGGCGCGGCTCACGGGCGCGGTGCAGGCGCTGGCCGAGCTGACCTACGAGCTGCCGGAGTCGCACCTGGTCGAGGCGGCCGAGCTGCTGGAGGCCGCCGCCGCCGAGGCGGAGCCGGCCGGCCGGGTGCTGGGCGCCGCCAACGCCGCCCTACCGCGCGGCGAGTACCCGCTGGCCCGGCTCTGGCAGGCCGCCACCACGCTGCGCGAGCAGCGCGGCGACGGGCACATCGCCGCGTTGGTCGCGGCCGACCTCGACCCGGTGGAGACGCTGGCCTGGCGGGTCGCGGTCGACATCTCGCCGCTGAACCTGCTCGGGCGCGGCTGGTCGGAGGAGCAGTGGGCCGCCGCCCGCGCCCGGCTGGCCGAGCGGGGCTGGCTGACCCCCGACGGGGAGCCGACCGAGCAGGGCCGGGCCCGGTTCCAGGCGATCGAGGACGCCACCGACGCCGCCGCCGCCCGCCCGTGGCGGACGCTGGGCCCGGAACGTACGGGTCGGCTGCGCCAACTGCTCGAACCGATCGCGCGCGCCGCGCACACCGTCATCCCCGAGGGCAACCCGATCGGCCTGCCCGCCCTGCGGACCTGA
- a CDS encoding MDR family MFS transporter produces MTTQAPALGGRQIRLLMFGLMTGMLLAALDQTIVGTALPTIVGELGGINHYSWVVTAYLLASTASTPLYGKMADLYGRRPVFLFSIGTFLLGSLLAGLSQDMTQLIVTRGVQGLGAGGLMTLAFTIISDVVSPRERGRYQGLFGAVFGLSSVAGPLVGGYFAETDWRWIFYINVPLGILALIVCSRVLRLIPFTRRDHSIDWIGAALLVAGVSCLLLALSWGGNEYAWGSGVIVGLFVAGAVLGVLFVLQEARVAEPILPLRLFRSATFALANSAGFVLGLVMFGSIIFIPLYLQIVRGASPTRSGLLMLPMMAGVIVTSVLTGRAMSRIGRYKWFPVVGAAVLVVGMLLFTRLEVDTSLWLAFGYMVVIGVGLGLCMQSLILAVQNAVSMRDLGAGTSSATFFRSLGGSFGVAILGAVLSSRLTAELADRMPGAIAQLPPQQQAAVAASGGADVSVNDPATILALPAPVREAVQAAFVESLHLVFLTTGLIAIVAVLVTLALPDDKLRGAGPDGATGGTDGLGGEGPAPGGKPLTKESKQEAAAEMEAKSQTML; encoded by the coding sequence ATGACCACGCAAGCCCCGGCACTCGGCGGGCGGCAGATCCGGCTGCTGATGTTCGGCCTGATGACCGGCATGCTGCTGGCCGCGCTCGACCAGACCATCGTCGGCACCGCGCTGCCGACCATTGTCGGCGAACTGGGCGGGATCAACCATTACTCGTGGGTGGTGACGGCGTACCTGCTCGCCTCCACGGCCTCGACGCCGCTCTACGGCAAGATGGCCGACCTGTACGGGCGACGCCCCGTCTTCCTCTTCTCCATCGGCACGTTTCTGCTCGGCTCGCTGCTGGCCGGCCTGTCGCAGGACATGACCCAGCTCATCGTCACCCGGGGGGTCCAGGGCCTCGGCGCCGGCGGCCTGATGACGCTCGCGTTCACCATCATCTCGGACGTGGTGTCGCCCCGGGAACGCGGTCGCTACCAGGGCCTGTTCGGGGCGGTCTTCGGCCTCTCCTCGGTCGCCGGTCCGCTGGTCGGCGGCTACTTCGCCGAGACCGACTGGCGGTGGATCTTCTACATCAACGTGCCGCTGGGGATCCTGGCACTCATCGTGTGCTCCCGGGTGCTGCGGCTGATCCCGTTCACCCGGCGTGACCACTCGATCGACTGGATCGGCGCGGCGCTGCTGGTCGCCGGGGTGAGCTGCCTGCTGCTCGCGCTGAGCTGGGGCGGCAACGAGTACGCGTGGGGCTCCGGCGTGATCGTCGGCCTCTTCGTCGCGGGCGCGGTGCTCGGCGTGCTCTTCGTGCTCCAGGAGGCGCGGGTGGCCGAGCCGATCCTGCCGCTGCGGCTGTTCCGCAGCGCCACGTTCGCGCTGGCCAACTCGGCCGGCTTCGTGCTCGGCCTGGTGATGTTCGGCTCGATCATCTTCATCCCGCTCTACCTCCAGATCGTGCGGGGCGCCTCGCCGACCCGCAGCGGCCTGCTGATGCTGCCGATGATGGCCGGCGTCATCGTCACCTCGGTGCTGACGGGCCGGGCGATGAGCCGCATCGGGCGCTACAAGTGGTTCCCGGTGGTCGGCGCGGCGGTGCTGGTGGTCGGCATGCTGCTGTTCACCCGGCTGGAGGTGGACACCTCGCTCTGGCTGGCCTTCGGCTACATGGTCGTGATCGGCGTCGGGCTGGGGCTCTGCATGCAGTCGCTGATCCTGGCCGTGCAGAACGCCGTGTCGATGCGGGACCTGGGCGCCGGCACCTCGTCGGCGACGTTCTTCCGGTCGCTGGGCGGCTCGTTCGGCGTCGCCATCCTCGGCGCGGTGCTGTCGTCACGGCTCACCGCGGAACTCGCCGACCGGATGCCGGGCGCGATCGCCCAACTGCCGCCGCAGCAGCAGGCCGCCGTGGCGGCGAGCGGCGGGGCGGACGTCTCGGTGAACGACCCGGCGACCATCCTGGCGCTCCCGGCACCGGTGCGCGAGGCCGTCCAGGCGGCGTTCGTCGAGTCGCTGCACCTGGTCTTCCTGACCACCGGCCTGATCGCGATCGTCGCGGTGCTGGTCACCCTGGCGCTGCCGGACGACAAGCTGCGTGGCGCGGGCCCGGACGGCGCCACGGGCGGCACGGACGGCCTGGGCGGCGAGGGACCGGCACCGGGCGGCAAGCCGCTGACCAAGGAGTCGAAGCAGGAGGCGGCCGCCGAGATGGAGGCGAAGAGCCAGACGATGCTCTGA
- a CDS encoding type 1 glutamine amidotransferase domain-containing protein, whose translation MAATTLQGKRIAFLAADGVEEVEYVQPREAVEQAGATVELVSLKPGTIQSFNHLDQSKTYDVDVSVADADAGGFDALVLPGGVANPDFLRADPDAVRFVRAFFDAGKPVAVICHGPWTLIEADVVRGRRVTSWPSLRTDLTNAGATWVDEQVVTDGNLVSSRKPDDLPAFCARIVEEFAEGPHSSR comes from the coding sequence ATGGCAGCGACGACACTTCAGGGCAAGCGGATCGCGTTCCTGGCCGCCGACGGCGTCGAGGAGGTCGAGTACGTCCAGCCCCGCGAGGCGGTGGAGCAGGCCGGCGCCACGGTGGAGCTGGTCTCGCTCAAGCCCGGCACGATCCAGTCCTTCAACCACCTGGACCAGTCCAAGACGTACGACGTGGACGTGAGCGTGGCCGACGCGGACGCCGGCGGCTTCGACGCGCTGGTGCTGCCCGGCGGGGTGGCGAACCCGGACTTCCTGCGGGCCGATCCGGACGCGGTGCGCTTCGTGCGGGCGTTCTTCGACGCCGGCAAGCCGGTCGCGGTGATCTGCCACGGGCCGTGGACGCTCATCGAGGCGGACGTGGTGCGGGGCCGCCGGGTCACCTCCTGGCCCAGCCTGCGCACCGACCTGACGAACGCCGGCGCGACCTGGGTCGACGAGCAGGTCGTCACGGACGGCAACCTGGTCAGTAGCCGTAAGCCGGACGACCTGCCGGCCTTCTGTGCCAGGATCGTCGAAGAGTTCGCCGAGGGCCCGCACTCGTCCCGCTGA
- the ku gene encoding non-homologous end joining protein Ku: MRAIWKGAVSFGLVSIGVKLYSATEEKDIRFHQVHREDGGRIRYKRTCQVCGEEVTYDDIAKGYDIGGGEMVILTDEDFAELPLSSSRAIDVLEFVPAEQVDPILYNKAYFLEPEGTATKPYVLLRDALADSERVAIVKVALRQREQLATLRVREGVLLLNTMLWPDEIRKPDFGFLDEDLKVRPPELAMASSLIDSMAGEFEPDAFTDDYRAALQEVIDAKVEGREVVQPEEVEEAPAAAVDLMAALKASVERARSARGEAPAGGGGEPTPISAARSAQKKAAEKKAAKAPAKKTAEKKAAPKKAAAKKAAEGEKKPAAKKAAPKKAAPKKAARKTA, from the coding sequence ATGCGGGCCATCTGGAAGGGAGCCGTCTCGTTCGGCCTCGTCTCGATCGGGGTCAAGCTCTACTCGGCCACCGAGGAGAAGGACATCCGCTTCCACCAGGTGCACCGGGAGGACGGCGGCCGCATCCGCTACAAGCGCACCTGCCAGGTCTGCGGCGAGGAGGTCACCTACGACGACATCGCCAAGGGCTACGACATCGGCGGCGGCGAGATGGTGATCCTCACCGACGAGGACTTCGCCGAGCTGCCGCTGTCCAGCTCGCGCGCGATCGACGTGCTGGAGTTCGTCCCCGCCGAGCAGGTCGACCCGATCCTCTACAACAAGGCGTACTTCCTGGAGCCGGAGGGCACCGCCACCAAGCCGTACGTGCTGCTGCGCGACGCGCTCGCCGACTCGGAACGGGTGGCGATCGTCAAGGTGGCGCTGCGCCAGCGGGAGCAGCTCGCCACGCTGCGGGTCCGCGAGGGCGTGCTGCTGCTCAACACCATGCTCTGGCCGGACGAGATCCGCAAACCCGACTTCGGCTTCCTCGACGAGGACCTGAAGGTCCGCCCGCCGGAGCTGGCGATGGCCAGCTCGCTGATCGACTCGATGGCCGGCGAGTTCGAGCCGGACGCGTTCACCGACGACTACCGGGCGGCATTGCAGGAGGTCATCGACGCCAAGGTGGAGGGCCGCGAGGTCGTCCAGCCGGAGGAGGTCGAGGAGGCGCCGGCCGCAGCGGTGGACCTGATGGCGGCGCTGAAGGCGTCCGTGGAGCGCGCCCGGTCCGCCCGGGGCGAGGCGCCGGCCGGCGGCGGCGGGGAGCCGACCCCGATCTCGGCCGCCCGCTCGGCGCAGAAGAAGGCCGCCGAGAAGAAGGCGGCGAAGGCCCCGGCCAAGAAGACCGCCGAGAAGAAGGCCGCGCCGAAGAAGGCCGCCGCCAAGAAGGCCGCCGAGGGCGAGAAGAAGCCGGCGGCGAAGAAGGCCGCGCCGAAGAAGGCCGCGCCGAAGAAGGCCGCCCGCAAGACCGCCTGA
- the ligD gene encoding non-homologous end-joining DNA ligase, with protein sequence MPGAPLKPMLAMTGQLPAGAGWAYEFKWDGVRALADISGGRQHLYARSGVEITVAYPELAALPEQVGDALLDGEVVLLGETGQPSFTALAERMHVRDRNKAARLAAVAPVTYMIFDLLRLDGEDLTGWSYARRREALDGLALGGARWAVSPLFGDGPATYEAAGEHGLEGVMAKRVESVYRPGVRSPDWMKVKLEVTGDFVVGGWRPGARRIGGLLVGVPGPDGRLTYRGRVGGGIGAAIERELLRELEPLRSGASPFAGDVPREDARGAIWVTPRVVVEVKYGQRTPDGRLRFPRVLRLRPDKPAEEVDDAG encoded by the coding sequence GTGCCCGGCGCGCCGCTCAAGCCGATGCTCGCGATGACCGGGCAGCTCCCGGCGGGTGCCGGCTGGGCCTACGAGTTCAAGTGGGACGGCGTCCGCGCGCTGGCTGACATCTCCGGTGGCCGGCAGCACCTGTACGCCCGCAGCGGCGTGGAGATCACCGTCGCTTACCCGGAGCTGGCCGCCCTGCCCGAGCAGGTGGGCGACGCGCTGCTCGACGGCGAGGTGGTGCTGCTCGGCGAGACCGGCCAGCCCTCGTTCACGGCCCTGGCGGAGCGGATGCACGTGCGCGACCGCAACAAGGCCGCCCGGCTGGCGGCGGTCGCCCCGGTGACGTACATGATCTTCGACCTGCTCCGGCTCGACGGCGAGGACCTGACCGGCTGGTCGTACGCCCGCCGGCGGGAGGCCCTGGACGGCCTGGCGCTCGGCGGCGCCCGATGGGCGGTGTCGCCGCTCTTCGGCGACGGCCCGGCCACCTACGAGGCGGCCGGCGAGCACGGCCTGGAGGGGGTGATGGCCAAGCGGGTCGAGTCGGTCTACCGGCCGGGCGTGCGCTCCCCGGACTGGATGAAGGTCAAGCTGGAGGTCACCGGCGACTTCGTGGTCGGCGGCTGGCGGCCCGGTGCGCGCCGGATCGGCGGCCTGCTGGTCGGGGTGCCGGGCCCCGACGGCCGGCTCACCTACCGGGGGCGCGTGGGTGGCGGCATCGGCGCGGCCATCGAGCGGGAGCTGCTGCGCGAGCTGGAGCCGCTGCGCAGCGGCGCGTCGCCGTTCGCCGGGGACGTGCCGCGCGAGGATGCCCGGGGCGCGATCTGGGTAACACCACGGGTCGTGGTGGAGGTGAAGTACGGCCAGCGCACCCCGGACGGGCGACTGCGGTTCCCCCGGGTGCTCCGGCTGCGGCCGGACAAACCCGCCGAGGAGGTCGACGATGCCGGCTGA
- a CDS encoding thioredoxin family protein, protein MLETASDGSLTVVTDDTFATVVLAADCPVVVDFWADWCPPCRAVSRSLAELAEEFAGRMVVATIDTDANPAATRAYSVMSLPTLLVFRHGTVVGSIVGSRPKHHLRQSLARHLDG, encoded by the coding sequence ATGCTCGAGACTGCGTCGGACGGCTCGCTGACCGTCGTCACCGACGACACCTTCGCCACCGTGGTGCTCGCCGCCGACTGCCCGGTCGTGGTCGACTTCTGGGCCGACTGGTGCCCGCCGTGCCGGGCCGTCTCCCGCAGCCTCGCCGAACTCGCCGAGGAGTTCGCCGGGCGGATGGTCGTCGCCACGATCGACACCGACGCCAACCCGGCGGCCACCCGCGCGTACTCGGTGATGTCCCTGCCCACCCTCCTGGTATTCCGCCACGGCACGGTGGTCGGCTCGATCGTCGGGTCCCGCCCCAAGCACCACCTGCGCCAGTCCCTGGCACGGCATCTGGACGGCTGA
- a CDS encoding MerR family transcriptional regulator, producing the protein MLIGELAERAGTSTRALRYYETHGLVRAARSANGYRVYDEAELPVVREIRALLAVGFGLDDIRPFVACLRAGNASGHVCPDSVAVLRRKLAEVDAGIDRLHAVRRELRDQLAHAITHREETCSRLRRTAR; encoded by the coding sequence ATGCTGATCGGTGAACTGGCGGAACGCGCCGGCACGAGCACCCGGGCCCTGCGCTACTACGAGACCCACGGCCTGGTCCGGGCGGCCCGCTCCGCCAACGGCTACCGGGTCTACGACGAGGCGGAGCTGCCCGTCGTACGCGAGATCCGGGCCCTGCTGGCGGTGGGCTTCGGCCTGGACGACATCCGCCCGTTCGTCGCCTGCCTGCGGGCCGGCAACGCCTCCGGTCACGTCTGCCCGGACTCGGTGGCCGTGCTGCGACGCAAGCTGGCCGAGGTCGACGCCGGCATCGACCGGCTGCACGCGGTCCGCCGGGAGCTGCGCGACCAGCTCGCCCACGCCATCACCCACCGGGAGGAAACATGCTCGAGACTGCGTCGGACGGCTCGCTGA